One region of Daphnia pulicaria isolate SC F1-1A chromosome 7, SC_F0-13Bv2, whole genome shotgun sequence genomic DNA includes:
- the LOC124349271 gene encoding mediator of RNA polymerase II transcription subunit 12-like isoform X1: MACLSMENRPLKKLRLGPPDVYPQDPKQKEDELTPVNVKQGFSHTPNLNQSEEYGSAKNHNFSLSKVQTFINGVLTKKQEINTLPDTGRKRQLINPKENFHNVTPKSKAFIESWFKDLAGSKPLMNLGKRVPIFNKKEEIFIQLSEYQVPMSRAIWLIKMTSAYSVAISEAKMKKRQVPDSSQEWTSTLVRFIKEQIVKLQDFYQKSTNSGGTSAAYASNATAYHNGSPLMSDEQKLALRQFNYCQQLCKVMFEEGLLECQDFLQWQLDMLEKCKTCDDGLLKFIIPLILQYVDEFTQCEILSRKLVFQVCRRISPLLSNDQISEGSVSLDVGNCGQHRSVLIQMSAIIQAVVLHCPTALVWNHSGEGKISSHLVGSPLDHLPIPPSALPMAPRFSNDHVRQMLREAENAIKQRSKAAESRWPLDKLVYHSEINCSVKQKQQNQPQTGIITARVLQALEALDLHSFDRVDLTNSIDSLYVKIFPAIGGIKGNVDPATVEQIGQFAKQDEPFVRLLCQWAVSDQRYGEHRAIAAALLLEKRQMDLVALTESDAVGGEDNDTDENLAAVSAVQPVYQGFLMKFLDSEAPVLNESSSGHNNRTVFASLVHLYYELIKHDVFSHDMYMCTLISRGDLLSVTPGHSGATVAPSNSGHFAGTPSSGMSSLTGFQCMNDLRCEMDDSKIDDDLGKLLQHIKEEQQIVMDTPDSPKDESHNTLESGRGEKEGKRQSRHLLFTTHFPLPQDDSLIHDCNQRHILLYGVGKAREESRHAVKKVSKEMCRLFHKKLAIDVQTEGTNLAGGVGAFVGSSKSRKHSSRLEFNFELSMQRFLSLSYFDRHAVAAQAASTCMEMINSFTVGGAAYLPILEHISFLFDLFEVSLSISGLIDLCLQLLKELPEVELLLSQRNSVLSRNYLTNVGLYIVGVLRRFHCCLLLSPESTAAAFESLCRIVKHVTNPADCSSAERCILAYLYDLYSCCSFLKAKNGQLDSSLTSSNSSSSRGSSGVAMNTGSEVFAFSNAYPKIKQTIFAPVVSLPKSVHPLNRDFLQDYITSPRRKPEPHILRQLSDSAQLRYSFVFNVVVAVCNEADNDKLNDIALLCAELTAGCSALSAEWLGVLTSLCYSATAYIDVSTQVDVQDNSIHHNLAVLFSVLLARHCFGLQDFLLYVGVPSLVKIWNEGGRSDTDPEAEAGARLTCHLVLRLFKTSDAPHPACYSNSSHSVNASPHHTLQQTTPSSLGVKLACDRHLLAATHNSISVGPVLAVLKAILVLADRVPPEGKSSRLTGSGSNINSSNRLGVGNSSMANEVSISHILGTSWSGDLDLDFGSSNIGVGGGRNSFGGATENVPLASYARYVLRQICSQPWVHQRCLQNPEELLKLDGLLDSCLSLRQAQRLLQMISRPDSGASVVEDISNEHQDYRQVVNRVLESLDQWRLRVAWLDLQLLCQQLTSIGSGGASSTDMNQLLEAIARAVLDVFELSTTPGVKEEPDQSGGSSSLKKRTEAAAATPSSSVSGSAIKSHPSLSISLIAPLVSKLPGTVQGRILKVASQVLESCNWGLVSKGKDKERNIPNPTLAFRSKSLLSYEPLLSLVMTCLKGQDEQREMFLSSLHSQLSHFNFLPKEDRLYQGEDIRARQAMLEALQLRFSLVGGLFDSILRNPMVAIDWAILLTQLVTNGVVDASNNTELFTTLQDMLATLLHSTLVTDGQSDRGEDSRKYYPILIKKLKKELAERKGSPSIQCIKQLLPLPKLTSEFVTCEPYGTLTDTKGNKISGFDSNDKKQGHRLYEKQRVSPWEILEGHKTAAPLSWAWFGAVRVERKPLRHQEVQRLLRHHTHALHKPASYYLEHPILPPEELEPPVVEKIVPKEEVCFKMEIPSSDQSPRGVTKRGQKSNQRRPRGRRGAAAAAAAAAAAATVSQPTVGGGYQSPVASGMYPPQPPPQWNNYTAPAPPASQQGTVPTPAAFFPQQTIGPRFPSERPGTQSRQALSNMLRQRHTSTQFVPGSGANPAVANPTAVPSAPPTGAGGGAMPNNPRVAPGAVAGGGANQQQFPNISMVDKQRQQQFMRQQMRQQHTGGNVFGQQGPQQAQPQQQQQQQQQQQQQQQQQQQQQQQQQQVQMAPGGFSNIHTPMNQNFGMFQSGTPGMQQLVNPQQQQAQSQPAQQQPQQQGMMGQHFPQGAGNFPMQQTQPQGNMILMQQQHQQPQGRGMNATPMRPPFMQSAGMQMNAAQPNQFVRGAMPNQQQAVRLQHQQMVAIQQQQQMQHNMGQQQQHNQHYHQPF; this comes from the exons ATGGCTTGTTTGTCAATGGAAAATCGTCCTCTTAAAAAATTGAGATTAGGACCGCCCGATGTTTACCCACAGGAtcccaaacaaaaagag gatgAACTGACTCCTGTCAATGTGAAACAAGGATTTTCTCATACACCCAATCTTAATCAGTCTGAAGAGTATGGATCTGCTAAAAATCACAACTTTTCTTTATCAAAG GTCCAAACTTTTATTAATGGAGTgcttacaaaaaaacaagaaatcaacaCATTGCCTGATACTGGCCGAAAACGCCAACTCATCAATCCCAAAGAAAATTTCCATAATGTTACTCCAAAGTCCAAGGCATTCATTGAATCTTGGTTCAAAGACTTAGCAGGCAGCAAACCTTTGATGAATCTAGGAAAAAGA GTGCCAATATTCAAcaagaaggaagaaatattTATCCAACTAAGTGAATATCAGGTTCCTATGTCTAGAGCAATATGGTTAATCAAGATGACATCTGCGTATTCAGTGGCTATTTCTGAAGCCAAAATGAAAAAGCGTCAAGTTCCAGATTCCTCTCAAG AGTGGACAAGTACATTGGTCCGGTTCATAAAGGAACAAATTGTGAAACTACAAGATTTCTATCAAAAATCCACAAATAGTGGAGGAACTTCTGCAGCATATGCTTCAAATGCTACTGCATATCATAATGGTAGCCCTTTGATGAGTGATGAACAGAAGCTTGCTCTTCGCCAATTTAATTATTGCCAGCAATTATGCAAAGTCATGTTTGAG GAGGGACTTCTTGAATGCCAAGATTTCTTACAATGGCAGTTGGACATgcttgaaaaatgtaaaacttgtGATGATGGTCTTCTCAAGTTTATTATTCCATTAATCTTGCAGTATGTAGATGAATTTACACAGTGTGAAATTCTGAGTCGAAAGCTTGTTTTTCAG GTGTGTAGAAGAATTTCACCGCTTCTATCGAACGATCAAATCAGCGAAGGATCAGTTTCGTTAGATGTGGGAAATTGTGGGCAGCATAGGAGTGTTCttattcaaatgtctgccaTCATTCAAGCAGTCGTTCTTCATTGTCCGACGGCATTAGTTTGGAACCATTCCggagaaggaaaaatatcatCTCATTTGGTTGGATCCCCTTTAGATCATTTGCCTATTCCTCCATCAGCATTACCTATGGCTCCTCGTTTTTCAAACGATCAC GTCCGCCAGATGCTTCGAGAAGCTGAGAATGCCATCAAACAGCGTAGTAAGGCTGCCGAATCACGATGGCCTTTAGATAAACTGGTTTATCACTCCGAAATCAATTGTAGTGTTAAA cagaaacaacaaaatcagCCACAGACTGGGATTATAACAGCACGAGTGCTTCAGGCTCTCGAAGCATTGGATCTTCATAGTTTCGACCGTGTAGACTTGACCAACAG TATCGATTCACTGTACGTCAAAATATTTCCGGCAATTGGGGGAATCAAAGGAAATGTTGATCCTGCAACTGTAGAGCAAATTGGCCAATTCGCCAAACAGGATGAACCGTTTGTTCGCCTGTTGTGTCAATGGGCAGTTAGTGATCAACGATATGGAGAACACCGCGCGATTGCAGCTGCTCTGCTTCTAGAAAAGAGACAAATGGATTTGGTGGCTTTAACAGAAAGTGATGCTGTTGGAGGCGAAGACAATGATACCGACGAAAATTTGGCTGCCGTTTCCGCCGTCCAACCCGTTTATCAG ggatttttaatgaaatttcttgACTCCGAAGCACCAGTGCTCAATGAATCAAGTTCCGGGCACAACAATCGAACAGTTTTTGCGTCTTTGGTTCATTTATACTATGAACTCATCAAGCATGACGTGTTCTCTCATGACATGTACATGTGTACTCTCATTTCGCGAGGTGATCTTCTCTCAGTTACACCTGGCCATAGTGGAGCAACGGTTGCTCCGTCAAATTCGGGTCATTTTGCTGGCACTCCAAGCAGTGGAATGAGTAGTTTAACGGGATTTCAATGTATGAATGATTTACGCTGTGAAATGGATGACAGTAAAATAGACGACGATCTTGGGAAGTTGTTGCAACATATCAAAGAAGAACAACAAATTGTCATG GACACGCCTGATTCTCCCAAAGATGAAAGTCATAACACACTTGAATCTGGTCGAGGAGAGAAAGAGGGTAAACGTCAATCAAGACACCTCCTGTTTACCACTCATTTTCCTTTGCCTCAG GACGATAGTTTAATCCACGACTGCAATCAACGACACATTCTGCTGTACGGAGTTGGAAAAGCACGCGAAGAATCTCGCCATGCTGTTAAAAAAGTCTCAAAGGAAATGTGTCGCCTTTTTCACAAGAAGCTAGCGATTGATGTCCAAACGGAAGGGACAAATCTAGCTGGAGGAGTCGGAGCCTTTGTAGGTTCTTCGAAATCCCGAAAACACTCGTCGCGCCTCGagttcaattttgaattgagCATGCAACGCTTTCTATCGTTATCTTACTTTGATCGTCATGCCGTAGCTGCCCAAGCAGCCTCAACTTGTATGGAAATGATCAATAGCTTCACCGTTGGAGGAGCAGCGTATTTGCCTATTTTGgaacacatttcttttctcttcgatCTCTTCGAAGTTTCGCTAAGTATAAGTGGACTCATTGATCTATGTCTACAGCTCCTTAAAG AACTCCCTGAAGTTGAGCTCCTGCTGTCTCAAAGGAACTCGGTTCTTAGTCGTAACTACCTAACCAACGTAGGACTGTATATCGTTGGCGTACTTCGCCGTTTTCACTGCTGTCTACTACTCTCACCCGAATCGACTGCTGCTGCGTTTGAATCGCTATGTCGGATTGTCAAGCACGTTACGAATCCTGCCGATTGCAGTTCGGCGGAACGCTGCATTTTAGCGTATTTGTACGACTTGTACAGTTGCTGCTCATTCCTTAAG GCCAAAAACGGTCAATTGGATTCATCTCTAACGAGTTCAAACTCATCTTCTAGTCGCGGCAGTAGTGGTGTGGCTATGAATACCGGAAGTGAAGTGTTTGCTTTCTCAAACGCGTACcctaaaattaaacaaaccaTATTTGCCCCTGTCGTATCACTACCGAAATCCGTGCATCCACTGAACCGGGATTTTCTCCAGGACTACATAACTAGTCCACGCCGAAAGCCCGAGCCCCACATTTTGCGTCAACTGTCGGACTCTGCACAATTGCGTTATAGCTTCGTCTTCAACGTTGTAGTAGCTGTGTGCAATGAAGCTGACAATGATAAGCTAAATGATATTGCACTTCTCTGTGCCGAATTGACCGCCGGATGTTCGGCACTGTCCGCCGAGTGGTTAGGAGTGTTGACATCTCTCTGCTATTCGGCCACGGCTTACATAGATGTATCAACACAGGTCGATGTTCAG GATAATTCCATCCACCACAATTTAGCTGTCCTGTTTTCGGTACTTTTAGCGCGTCATTGCTTTGGGCTTCAGGATTTTTTGCTATATGTTGGAGTTCCTTCGTTGGTTAAAATATGGAACGAAGGGGGCCGTTCCGATACCGATCCGGAAGCCGAAGCCGGTGCGCGTTTGACTTGCCACCTCGTGTTGCGGCTGTTTAAGACGTCGGATGCTCCACATCCTGCGTGTTACAGCAATAGCAGTCACAGTGTGAATGCCTCCCCTCATCACACATTGCAACAAACCACGCCTTCCTCTTTGGGTGTAAAACTAGCGTGTGATCGCCATCTCCTAGCGGCTACTCACAATAGCATTTCTGTTGGTCCTGTCTTAGCGGTACTCAAAGCAATCCTGGTGCTGGCAGATCGCGTTCCACCCGAAG GTAAAAGTAGCCGGCTGACAGGCAGTGGAAGCAACATCAACAGCAGTAATAGGTTGGGGGTAGGTAACAGTTCGATGGCCAACGAAGTCAGTATCTCCCACATCTTGGGAACCTCTTGGAGCGGTGACTTAGACTTGGACTTTGGTTCGAGCAATATTGGAGTCGGAGGCGGTCGTAACAGTTTTGGTGGGGCTACCGAGAACGTGCCATTGGCATCCTACGCCAGATATGTTTTGAGACAAATTTGCTCTCAGCCTTGGGTTCATCAACGTTGTTTGCAAAATCCTGAAGAATTGCTGAAATTGGATGGCCTTCTCGATAGCTGCTTAAGCTTACGTCAAGCTCAGCGTCTTCTCCAGATGATAAGCCGTCCCGATTCCGGTGCCAGTGTAGTTGAGGACATCAGTAACGAACACCAAGATTATCGACAG GTCGTTAACCGTGTTTTAGAGAGTCTCGATCAATGGCGGTTACGAGTTGCTTGGTTGGACCTGCAACTACTTTGCCAGCAATTAACTTCAATAGGCAGTGGAGGGGCATCCTCTACTGACATGAATCAATTATTGGAGGCTATCGCTCGCGCTGTTCTTGACGTGTTTGAACTGTCTACAACACCAGGTGTAAAAGAGGAGCCAGATCAGAGCGGAGGATCCAGTTCTCTGAAAAAGCGAACCGAAGCGGCAGCTGCCACCCCATCCTCTTCTGTTTCCGGTTCCGCCATCAAATCGCATCCGAGTCTGTCAATTTCGTTGATTGCTCCTTTAGTGTCGAAGCTTCCAGGAACTGTTCAAGGGCGAATTCTCAAAGTGGCAAGCCAA GTACTTGAAAGCTGCAATTGGGGTCTAGTTTCCAAGGGAAAAGATAAAGAGCGCAACATTCCAAACCCCACACTAGCTTTTCGTTCCAAATCGTTGCTGTCTTACGAACCTTTGTTATCTCTGGTGATGACGTGTCTTAAAGGACAAGACGAGCAACGCGAgatgtttctttcttctcttcattCTCAATTGTCGCACTTCAATTTCTTGCCCAAAGAGGATCGCCTCTATCAGGGTGAAGACATCCGAGCGCGACAGGCAATGCTGGAGGCATTGCAGCTCCGTTTTAGCCTTGTTGGCG GTTTATTTGATTCTATTTTGCGTAATCCAATGGTAGCCATAGATTGGGCTATCCTGTTGACTCAGCTAGTGACTAACGGAGTAGTGGATGCATCTAATAATACCGAACTCTTTACGACATTGCAAGATATGTTGGCTACCTTACTGCACTCTACCCTAGTGACTGATGGCCAGTCTGATCGTGGTGAAGACAGCCGTAAATACTACCCGATCctgattaaaaaattgaaaaaagaattagctGAACGCAAAGGATCTCCATCCATTCAATGTATCAAACAACTTCTTCCCCTACCGAAGCTAACCAGTGAATTTGTGACGTGTGAACCTTATGGGACTCTGACCGATACCAAG GGAAACAAAATTAGCGGATTTGATAGCAATGACAAGAAACAAGGACACCGACTGTATGAGAAACAGCGAGTTTCTCCCTGGGAAATACTGGAAGGCCACAAAACAGCTGCTCCACTCTCTTGGGCTTGGTTTGGAGCTGTTCGTGTCGAGCGGAAACCACTTCGGCACCAAGAAGTCCAACGCCTGCTACGTCATCATACACATGCTTTGCACAAACCTGCATCATACTATCTAGAACACCCAATCCTTCCGCCGGAAGAATTGGAACCTCCTGTAGTGGAAAAGATTGTCCCGAAAGAAGAAGTTTGCTTCAAAATGGAGATACCGTCTTCTGATCAATCACCTAGAGGAGTAACGAAACGTGGACAGAAATCGAACCAGCGTCGACCGCGGGGTCGAAGAGgcgctgcagctgctgcagcGGCCGCGGCCGCCGCTGCCACAGTTTCTCAACCg ACCGTTGGAGGAGGTTATCAGAGCCCAGTTGCATCCGGAATGTATCCACCTCAACCACCTCCTCAGTGGAATAATTACACAGCGCCGGCCCCACCAGCCTCTCAACAAGGAACAGTCCCAACACCGGCTGCATTTTTCCCGCAACAAACAATCGGTCCGAGATTCCCAAGCGAAAGACCGGGCACCCAATCACGCCAGGCGTTGAGCAATATGCTTAGACAGAGGCATACAAGTACTCAGTTCGTACCCGGCTCTGGGGCCAATCCTGCTGTCGCCAATCCTACTGCTGTACCCTCGGCTCCGCCAACTGGAGCTGGAGGAGGAGCCATGCCCAACAATCCTCGAGTCGCACCGGGTGCAGtggctggtggtggtgcaaACCAACAACAATTTCCAAACATTTCGATGGTAGACAAACAGAGACAGCAGCAGTTCATGCGTCAGCAAATGCGACAGCAGCACACAGGAGGTAACGTCTTTGGACAGCAAGGACCGCAACAGGCACAgccacaacagcagcagcagcagcagcagcagcaacaacaacaacaacagcagcagcagcagcaacaacaacagcaacaacaagtgCAAATGGCTCCTGGTGGATTTTCAAACATACACACACCCATGAATCAGAATTTCGGCATGTTCCAAAGCGGAACACCTGGTATGCAACAACTCGTCAATCCCCAACAACAGCAGGCCCAATCACAACCCGCACAGCAACAGCCACAGCAGCAAGGAATGATGGGGCAGCATTTTCCTCAAG GAGCTGGAAATTTCCCCATGCAACAAACGCAGCCACAAGGGAATATGATCCTCATGCAACAGCAACATCAACAGCCCCAGGGGCGCGGAATGAACGCTACTCCCATGCGCCCGCCGTTTATGCAGAGCGCCGGTATGCAAATGAACGCGGCACAGCCGAACCAATTCGTTAGAGGAGCTATGCCTAATCAGCAGCAAGCTGTTCGGTTACAACACCAACAAATGGTGGCtatacaacagcaacaacaaatgcAGCACAACATggggcagcagcaacaacataaTCAGCATTACCATCAGcccttttaa